The following are encoded in a window of Peromyscus maniculatus bairdii isolate BWxNUB_F1_BW_parent chromosome X, HU_Pman_BW_mat_3.1, whole genome shotgun sequence genomic DNA:
- the LOC102926897 gene encoding melanoma antigen preferentially expressed in tumors-like — protein sequence MDAKNPKTLLSLAIQSLLRNESIAIQALEDMPRVFFVPLFIAAFEGGHKNILSEMVKVWPYYCLHIGSLTVQEPQHELLKAMIENLPVRPSRNSASRRPKLRILDLRQDNDCRTTCHEGSIKEPFCSHSCTYSDSSILKIEGQHRFVNTDSMVQFPRPVELLVDLSLDGSLVEKEFLVLLTSKIRESSGSLHICCRDLQVDKLCDSKCTLKILDLNCASQLSIDKGSLSGITNVLSQMDHLESLSLSKVTFRSLGGKLFKNFLGHLQRMNTLKEVSFSSFCLTGHLDRVLRVLPPGLRFLYLPFCDLSYRDFRFLAQSPQATHLQQLNLSNNSMYWDDFEPFQTLLANLSGTLRHLEINHCLINDTAISVLIPALIRCTHLRVLCFASNPITMPMLVTIMNNLTPLKNLKYVIYPIPVHCYELWPFQCSIDRRKLAIVQLQLKVMLALAERPDMNWITYLE from the exons ATGGATGCAAAGAACCCAAAGACACTGTTGTCTCTCGCTATACAGAGCCTGCTGAGAAATGAGTCTATAGCAATCCAAGCTCTGGAGGATATGCCAAGAGTCTTTTTTGTTCCACTGTTCATTGCTGCCTTCGAGGGTGGCCATAAGAATATATTGAGTGAGATGGTGAAAGTGTGGCCCTATTACTGTCTCCATATTGGGTCATTAACTGTACAGGAGCCTCAACATGAACTCCTGAAAGCCATGATTGAGAATCTTCCAGTGCGTCCTTCAAGGAACTCTGCTTCTAG GAGACCTAAACTGAGGATCCTAGATTTAAGGCAAGACAACGACTGTAGGACCACATGCCATGAAGGCAGCATCAAGGAACCTTTCTGTTCTCATTCTTGTACTTATTCCGACAGCTCTATCCTGAAAATAGAAGGGCAGCATCGTTTTGTGAATACAGATTCCATGGTTCAGTTCCCCAGGCCTGTAGAGTTACTAGTGGATCTTTCCCTAGATGGCTCCTTAGTGGAAAAggaatttttggttttgcttacaAGTAAAATTAGGGAGAGTTCAGGGTCTTTGCACATATGCTGTCGAGATTTGCAAGTTGATAAACTGTGTGACAGCAAATGCACCCTGAAAATTCTTGATCTCAACTGTGCTAGTCAGTTGTCAATTGATAAGGGTTCACTGAGTGGTATCACCAATGTCCTGTCTCAGATGGACCACCTAGAGAGCCTCAGTCTGTCTAAAGTCACTTTTAGATCTCTGGGTGGgaaactctttaaaaatttccTAGGTCACTTGCAACGTATGAACACTCTTAAGGAAGtcagcttctcttcattctgtcTCACAGGTCATCTGGACAGAGTGCTCAG AGTCCTGCCACCTGGACTGCGTTTCTTGTATCTGCCATTCTGTGATCTTTCGTACAGAGACTTCAGATTTCTGGCCCAGAGCCCTCAGGCCACCCACCTGCAGCAGCTGAATCTTAGCAACAACTCAATGTATTGGGATGATTTTGAGCCTTTTCAAACTCTTCTGGCAAATCTCTCTGGTACTCTTCGGCATCTAGAGATAAATCACTGCCTTATAAATGATACTGCAATCTCTGTCCTTATCCCTGCCCTGATTCGTTGTACTCATCTCCGTGTCCTGTGTTTTGCTTCTAACCCCATCACAATGCCTATGCTTGTGACTATCATGAATAATTTAACACCCTTGAAGAATCTAAAATATGTGATTTATCCCATCCCTGTACATTGCTATGAACTGTGGCCTTTTCAGTGCAGTATAGATCGAAGGAAGCTTGCTATTGTTCAACTACAGTTGAAGGTGATGTTAGCACTTGCAGAGAGGCCTGACATGAACTGGATCACTTACTTAGAATAA